A window from Seriola aureovittata isolate HTS-2021-v1 ecotype China chromosome 14, ASM2101889v1, whole genome shotgun sequence encodes these proteins:
- the fam83b gene encoding protein FAM83B gives MESSEFSMLSSLRGEFKSEEYIQPHYKESYRLAIDHLLSGGRDSYQEFLKGERIGSFLSEDELLFITENAEQLTPQNQTEEINDAPDNQSSSGTYWPVHSDVDTPDLDLGWPEVMNENLQTNIDLLFHPPRQSNPTIKEVIRRHIQDARQVVAVVMDIFTDVDIFREIVDASIRGVPVYVLLDDFHLKSFLTMAENQDVKIQQLRNMRVRTVKGQDYLCQSGAKFHGAMEQKFLLVDCHTAIYGSYSLTWSFEKINLSMVQVIKGHLVKSYDEEFRTLYARSTVPAELCPPEGLFQRNAQHGRQVLPNSHSAQKIDRRDQLRHTLDTVYRKTCERKLGTRDLEERLFEEEPHNLGPLIENGISVQNQLSHFQSAEAMNFYKRHSYAGERQEGIPPQNMRPRGSNWNISRDTGNGTNKYAMDNYLQVPQMHRGQNIRQSYNGSDKQVLSMQQNMPTLENTSKAFMRTLRIESYLKRPDIPFGDSSDYLDQFESMDKGGSYMQGRLRSSLAFRANMPEQMEPNRHINNISPSVSSPAAQNIPLHYSSMQWNPTAAGENRINNDEFMLKRKSWQILDDNRNNSSYGPGRNSHHSVYTSYGRAPGGQMITNPDILADSWQKRHSVADPRSNTDYTHESSGHMYDALARMQIHRSAAGIHAQNGGYGLNLNEDQRSVSHHDVKSITGSKGPNWQEPPSRTVSAAVLDVRGKDLNAKSNRMGSQHFLQKKIVSNIPEKKGDSFGTVETSSLKSSGSTDTITAEDEEKTSDGKLNQSTTQSVRSSSENQRKWLKDDHLNSKPRFTTEEQRPQAPLPKTTAPKKSTGLDSSTRSGLEAGSWGKSRGAENRLYSRFEPFCSIEKKRSPSPHSQEKTKSLTKGEAANEHSFTRATRGHHENKLEKFFQRVGNLIHKNK, from the exons ATGGAGTCTTCAGAGTTTTCCATGCTGTCGTCCTTGAGGGGAGAGTTTAAATCGGAAGAGTACATCCAGCCCCACTACAAGGAGTCATATCGCCTGGCGATTGATCACCTGCTGAGTGGTGGCAGAGACAGTTACCAGGAGTTCCTCAAGGGAGAACGTATCGGGAGCTTCCTGTCAGAGGATGAGCTTCTCTTCATCACTGAAAATGCAGAACAGCTCACACCTCAAAACCAAACCGAGGAAATCAATGATGCACCGGATAACCAATCATCCTCAGGGACCTACTGGCCCGTCCACTCGGATGTGGACACGCCAGATTTGGACTTAGGGTGGCCGGAGGTCATGAATGAAAACCTACAGACAAATATAGATCTGCTCTTTCATCCACCAAGACAAAGCAACCCCACTATCAAAGAGGTGATCCGGAGGCATATTCAGGATGCAAGACAG GTCGTTGCCGTTGTGATGGACATCTTCACTGATGTCGATATATTCAGAGAGATTGTTGATGCCTCGATACGAGGGGTCCCAGTCTATGTGCTTTTGGATGATTTCCATTTGAAAAGTTTCCTTACAATGGCTGAAAATCAAGATGTAAAAATTCAACAACTCAGG AATATGAGGGTACGCACTGTGAAAGGTCAGGATTACCTCTGTCAATCAGGAGCTAAATTTCATGGGGCGATGGAGCAGAAATTTCTCTTAGTCGACTGCCACACAGCGATTTATGGCTCATACAG cttgACGTGGTCATTTGAGAAGATCAATCTGAGCATGGTGCAGGTCATCAAAGGCCATCTGGTGAAGTCGTACGATGAAGAGTTTCGAACACTCTACGCCCGGTCGACTGTACCAGCCGAGCTTTGCCCCCCGGAGGGCTTGTTCCAACGCAACGCGCAACATGGACGACAGGTTTTGCCAAATTCTCATTCTGCCCAGAAAATCGACCGGAGGGACCAGTTGAGGCACACGCTGGACACGGTCTACCGCAAGACCTGTGAGAGGAAACTGGGCACGAGAGACCTCGAAGAGAGGCTCTTCGAAGAGGAACCTCACAACCTCGGGCCCTTGATTGAGAATGGGATCAGTGTTCAGAACCAGTTGTCCCATTTCCAGTCTGCAGAGGCGATGAACTTCTACAAAAGGCACAGCTACGCgggagagagacaagagggaATCCCGCCCCAGAACATGAGGCCCAGAGGGAGCAACTGGAATATCTCCAGAGACACTGGGAACGGAACAAACAAGTATGCCATGGATAATTATTTACAAGTGCCACAGATGCACAGAGGTCAAAACATACGTCAGTCTTACAATGGCAGTGACAAACAGGTTCTGTCCATGCAGCAGAATATGCCAACGCTGGAGAATACGTCCAAGGCGTTCATGCGCACATTACGGATCGAGTCTTACCTCAAACGCCCCGACATCCCATTCGGAGACTCTTCTGACTATTTAGACCAGTTTGAATCAATGGACAAAGGTGGCTCCTACATGCAGGGAAGATTGAGGTCTTCCCTTGCTTTCAGGGCCAACATGCCGGAGCAAATGGAACCAAATAGacacataaacaacatttcCCCCAGTGTTAGCTCCCCAGCAGCCCAAAACATCCCTTTGCACTACTCATCGATGCAGTGGAATCCAACAGCAGCAGGGGAGAATAGGATAAATAATGATGAGTTCAtgttaaagagaaaaagttgGCAGATTTTGGATGACAATCGTAACAATTCAAGCTACGGCCCAGGGAGAAACTCTCACCACTCTGTATATACCAGCTATGGCAGAGCACCAGGTGGACAGATGATAACAAACCCCGACATCCTAGCAGACAGTTGGCAAAAAAGGCATAGTGTGGCAGATCCAAGATCAAACACTGACTACACACATGAGTCTTCTGGTCACATGTATGATGCCCTTGCAAGGATGCAGATACATAGAAGTGCTGCAGGTATCCATGCACAGAATGGCGGATATGGGTTGAATCTGAATGAGGATCAAAGGTCTGTCTCTCATCATGATGTCAAGAGTATCACAGGCTCAAAGGGTCCCAACTGGCAGGAGCCACCATCCAGGACTGTGTCTGCAGCAGTGCTGGATGTGAGAGGCAAGGACTTGAATGCTAAATCCAACAGGATGGGCTCTCAGCATTTTCTGCAGAAGAAAATAGTATCAAACATACCGGAGAAAAAAGGGGATTCATTTGGAACCGTGGAAACATCGAGTCTCAAGTCAAGTGGGAGCACAGACACTATAACGgcggaggatgaggagaaaacaTCAGATGGAAAACTTAACCAAAGCACAACCCAGTCAGTCAGGTCGTCCTCAGAGAACCAGAGGAAGTGGCTAAAGGACGACCATCTAAACTCAAAACCTCGATTCACAACTGAGGAGCAACGACCACAGGCTCCTCTCCCCAAAACAACCGCGCCGAAGAAATCTACCGGTCTCGACAGTAGCACGAGGTCTGGCCTCGAAGCAGGCAGCTGGGGCAAAAGTCGAGGAGCCGAGAATCGCCTGTACAGCAGATTCGAGCCTTTCTGCTCGATTGAAAAGAAACGATCTCCATCTCCACACTCTCAGGAGAAAACCAAAAGCCTTACTAAAGGTGAGGCAGCTAATGAACATAGCTTCACCCGGGCTACACGAGGACACCATGAAAATAAGCTGGAGAAATTCTTTCAAAGGGTGGGAAATCTCATACACAAGAACAAGTAG